In Devosia sp. 1566, a single genomic region encodes these proteins:
- the hisS gene encoding histidine--tRNA ligase: protein MTQKAKLIAPRLPRGFEDRTSGEIAAVDAMVQTIRQVYERYGFDPVETPLLEYTETLGKFLPDTDRPNAGVFSLQDDDEQWLSLRYDLTAPLARHFAENFETLPKPYRSYRQGYVFRNEKPGPGRFRQFMQFDADTVGAAGPEADAEMCMMMADVMDALGLQNQYVVRVNNRKVLDGVLATAGVATEEQKLIVLRAIDKLDKFGTQGVKLLLGAGRKDESGDFTKGAGLSAEQIEPILGYLESGTPAPGVEKGSNAHVIATINNLAGLIGGSATGLEGVQELASIFGLVSAAGFGGRVVLDPSVVRGLEYYTGPVFEIELTFKVQNEKGQDVVFGSVGGGGRYDGLVSRFRREPVPATGFSVGVSRLANALKLTGNLKAAEPVGPVVVLVMDKDQTAGYAAMVSELRAAGIRAEMFLGNTKNFGKQVAYADKRNSPAVIIEGSLEREGGILQVKDLVAGKQAAAAITDNAEWKAARPGQFEIKREDLVSAIQQLLSEQ, encoded by the coding sequence ATGACCCAAAAAGCCAAGCTGATCGCTCCGCGCCTGCCGCGCGGCTTTGAAGACCGCACGTCCGGCGAGATCGCGGCCGTTGATGCCATGGTGCAAACCATCCGCCAGGTCTATGAGCGCTATGGCTTTGATCCGGTGGAAACGCCGCTGCTTGAATACACCGAAACCCTCGGCAAATTCCTGCCCGATACCGACCGGCCCAATGCCGGCGTGTTTTCGCTCCAGGACGATGACGAGCAGTGGCTGAGCCTGCGTTATGACCTGACTGCGCCGCTCGCCCGCCACTTCGCCGAGAATTTCGAAACCCTGCCCAAGCCCTATCGCTCCTATCGGCAGGGTTATGTGTTCCGCAACGAAAAGCCAGGCCCCGGCCGCTTCCGCCAGTTCATGCAGTTCGATGCCGATACCGTTGGGGCCGCCGGCCCCGAGGCGGACGCCGAAATGTGCATGATGATGGCCGATGTCATGGATGCACTCGGCCTGCAGAACCAGTATGTGGTGCGCGTCAACAACCGCAAGGTGCTCGATGGCGTGCTGGCGACCGCCGGCGTTGCCACCGAAGAGCAAAAGCTCATCGTGCTGCGCGCCATCGACAAGCTCGACAAATTTGGCACGCAGGGCGTCAAGCTGCTCCTGGGCGCGGGTCGCAAGGATGAAAGCGGCGACTTCACCAAGGGCGCTGGCCTGTCGGCCGAACAGATCGAGCCCATCTTGGGCTATCTCGAAAGCGGCACTCCCGCGCCGGGCGTGGAAAAGGGCAGCAATGCCCATGTCATCGCCACCATCAACAATCTTGCCGGCCTGATCGGCGGCTCGGCAACCGGGCTTGAGGGCGTGCAGGAATTGGCATCGATCTTTGGCTTGGTCAGCGCCGCTGGTTTTGGCGGCCGCGTCGTGCTCGACCCCTCCGTCGTGCGCGGCCTCGAATATTACACCGGTCCAGTTTTCGAGATCGAACTCACCTTCAAGGTGCAGAACGAAAAGGGTCAGGACGTGGTGTTCGGCTCGGTAGGGGGCGGCGGGCGCTATGATGGCCTCGTGTCCCGCTTCCGGCGTGAGCCCGTTCCGGCCACCGGCTTCTCCGTTGGCGTGTCGCGCCTGGCCAATGCCCTTAAGCTCACCGGCAATCTCAAGGCAGCCGAGCCGGTTGGCCCGGTTGTCGTGCTGGTGATGGACAAGGACCAGACCGCCGGCTACGCCGCGATGGTGTCCGAGCTGCGCGCGGCCGGCATTCGCGCCGAAATGTTTTTGGGCAACACCAAGAATTTCGGCAAGCAGGTCGCCTATGCCGACAAGCGCAATTCCCCTGCCGTGATCATCGAAGGCTCGCTTGAGCGCGAAGGGGGCATTTTGCAGGTCAAGGATCTCGTGGCCGGCAAGCAGGCCGCCGCCGCCATCACCGACAATGCCGAATGGAAGGCCGCGCGCCCCGGCCAGTTCGAGATCAAGCGCGAAGACCTGGTATCGGCCATCCAGCAGCTGCTGAGCGAGCAATGA
- a CDS encoding ATP phosphoribosyltransferase regulatory subunit, which yields MTHAAYRRAQLESLVEAQGATRAAPPLLLPADPYFDLAGEEFGRRLLLTSGASSAEYCLRPDFTLPIVADYIANGAGEPAAFSYLGPIFRQREGVPAEFDQAGLELVAQPNGDVALDQVLTFARAALDLYGVRPHIRLGGVGLFEALLAQADMPAPWRPRIRHRFGHTEAMARLLSRLEAAPDAPRAEQPTREALIGEITENMVAAGLSLSEGRTPTEIADRYLEQQALDAAHVPPATLALLRDYLAISGPVLQALTRLEALAARHRLMLGAPIRTIRRHLDNLGEAHVSFDASFSPRLDYYTGIVFEMRGPGGAVLVSGGQYDRLLERLGATAPIAASGCAVWVDRLEAELAQ from the coding sequence ATGACGCACGCCGCTTACCGCCGCGCCCAGCTCGAATCCCTGGTGGAGGCTCAGGGCGCCACCCGGGCCGCGCCGCCCCTGCTGCTGCCGGCTGATCCCTATTTCGACCTGGCCGGCGAGGAATTCGGGCGCCGCTTGTTGCTGACCTCGGGCGCCAGCAGTGCGGAATACTGCCTGCGCCCCGATTTCACCCTGCCCATCGTGGCCGATTACATCGCCAATGGCGCCGGTGAGCCGGCCGCTTTTTCCTATTTGGGTCCGATTTTCCGCCAGCGAGAGGGCGTTCCCGCCGAATTCGACCAGGCGGGGCTTGAACTCGTCGCGCAGCCCAATGGCGATGTGGCCCTCGATCAGGTGCTGACCTTTGCCCGCGCCGCGCTCGACCTTTATGGCGTGCGCCCGCATATCCGGCTGGGTGGCGTTGGCTTGTTCGAGGCCCTGTTGGCCCAGGCGGATATGCCCGCGCCTTGGCGCCCCCGCATCCGCCACCGCTTCGGCCACACCGAGGCGATGGCTCGGCTGCTGAGCCGGCTGGAAGCCGCCCCCGACGCTCCCCGCGCCGAGCAGCCCACGCGCGAAGCGCTGATCGGCGAGATTACCGAAAACATGGTGGCGGCGGGCCTCAGCCTGTCGGAAGGACGCACCCCCACCGAAATCGCCGACCGCTATCTCGAGCAGCAGGCGCTTGATGCCGCCCATGTGCCCCCCGCAACCCTGGCGCTGCTGCGGGACTATCTCGCCATTTCCGGCCCCGTATTGCAGGCGCTGACCCGGCTCGAAGCGCTGGCGGCGCGGCACCGGCTGATGCTGGGCGCCCCCATTCGCACTATTCGCCGGCATCTCGACAATCTGGGCGAAGCGCATGTGAGCTTTGACGCCAGCTTCTCGCCCCGGCTCGATTATTACACGGGCATTGTTTTCGAGATGCGCGGTCCCGGCGGCGCCGTCCTGGTGTCGGGCGGGCAATATGATCGGCTGCTCGAGCGCCTTGGCGCTACGGCGCCCATCGCCGCCTCCGGCTGCGCCGTGTGGGTTGATCGTTTGGAGGCCGAGTTAGCGCAATGA
- the hisG gene encoding ATP phosphoribosyltransferase, translating into MTGLTLAVPSKGRLEEQTRDWFAARGLEITRPGGARSYLGAVDGHPEITVRFYPAAEIARELIRGTIDLGVTGLDLIHETSEVGPAAVAVAAELGFGNADVVVAVPDSWIDVTHLHDLADVASDFRSRHGRWLRIATKYITVTRQHFARAGIAEYRTVESLGATEAAPASGVADIIVDITSTGSTLAANGLRVLEDGVMLRSQACLFVSRGADWTPERRVALENILGTLGAAADF; encoded by the coding sequence ATGACCGGCCTTACCCTTGCCGTGCCCTCCAAAGGGCGTCTTGAAGAGCAAACCCGCGACTGGTTCGCCGCCCGCGGCCTCGAGATCACCCGCCCCGGCGGCGCGCGCTCTTATCTGGGCGCAGTGGACGGACACCCCGAGATCACCGTGCGCTTTTACCCCGCGGCCGAGATTGCGCGCGAATTGATCCGCGGCACCATCGATCTGGGCGTCACCGGGCTCGACCTGATCCACGAAACCAGCGAAGTCGGGCCGGCCGCCGTTGCGGTTGCGGCCGAGCTGGGTTTTGGCAATGCCGATGTGGTGGTCGCCGTGCCCGATAGCTGGATCGATGTCACCCATCTCCATGATCTGGCCGATGTCGCTTCCGACTTCCGCTCCCGCCACGGCCGTTGGCTGCGCATTGCCACCAAATATATCACCGTCACCCGCCAGCATTTCGCCCGCGCCGGCATTGCCGAATACCGGACGGTCGAAAGCCTCGGGGCCACTGAAGCCGCGCCCGCTTCGGGCGTAGCCGATATCATCGTCGATATCACCAGTACCGGCTCGACCCTTGCCGCCAACGGCCTGCGCGTATTGGAAGACGGCGTGATGTTGCGCAGCCAGGCCTGCTTGTTTGTGTCGCGTGGCGCCGATTGGACGCCCGAGCGTCGCGTGGCGCTCGAGAACATATTGGGCACGTTAGGGGCCGCCGCCGACTTCTAG
- a CDS encoding TSUP family transporter, translating to MLLDPLVLLALAGAGMLAGFVDAIAGGGGMISLPALLSAGVPPVAALATNKLQGVVGTSLAALTYWRRGFVTLRKLVPSLFTTYAGSLVGALVVKQIDVTLLDVAVPVALIGVALYFLFAPNLSDLDRAPRLRFELFVPLMGFVLGFYDGVFGPGTGSFFTIGFVMLFGLGITRAAGNTKILNLTSNLSALIIFIIAGDVVWPAAIAMSVGQVVGGYAGARIGIRFGAKIIRPLVVVVSIILALRLLIFR from the coding sequence ATGCTGCTCGATCCCCTTGTGCTGCTGGCGCTCGCTGGCGCTGGCATGCTGGCCGGCTTTGTTGACGCCATCGCCGGGGGAGGGGGCATGATCTCGCTGCCCGCGCTGCTTTCGGCCGGCGTGCCGCCCGTGGCCGCGCTCGCGACCAACAAGCTGCAGGGGGTGGTGGGAACGAGCCTTGCGGCGCTGACCTATTGGCGGCGCGGCTTTGTCACCCTGCGCAAGCTGGTCCCGTCACTCTTCACCACCTATGCCGGCAGCCTTGTTGGCGCTCTCGTGGTCAAGCAGATCGACGTGACCCTACTAGATGTCGCGGTGCCGGTGGCGCTGATCGGGGTGGCGCTGTATTTCCTTTTCGCCCCCAACTTGTCCGACCTCGACCGCGCGCCGCGCCTGCGCTTTGAGCTTTTCGTGCCGCTGATGGGCTTTGTGCTCGGCTTTTACGATGGGGTGTTCGGTCCGGGCACTGGCTCGTTCTTCACCATCGGCTTTGTGATGCTGTTCGGGCTCGGCATCACCCGCGCTGCCGGCAACACCAAGATCCTCAACCTGACCTCAAACCTTTCGGCCCTGATCATCTTCATCATCGCCGGGGACGTGGTCTGGCCAGCCGCCATCGCCATGTCGGTTGGCCAAGTGGTGGGCGGCTATGCCGGCGCGCGCATCGGCATCCGGTTCGGGGCCAAGATCATCCGCCCGCTGGTGGTGGTCGTCTCGATCATCCTCGCCCTGCGCCTGCTGATCTTCCGCTAA
- a CDS encoding BrnA antitoxin family protein, whose amino-acid sequence MRTPRRGSAYDQAEAAFKSATSKPAAPAAPAKAATPPAGKELVSLRLDRAVLEHFQEDGPGWQERINAALRQAAGLEPED is encoded by the coding sequence ATGCGGACGCCACGACGCGGAAGCGCTTACGACCAGGCGGAAGCCGCCTTCAAGAGCGCCACGAGCAAACCAGCTGCACCTGCGGCACCCGCCAAGGCGGCAACGCCACCGGCTGGCAAGGAACTGGTGTCGCTGCGGCTCGACCGGGCGGTGCTGGAGCATTTCCAGGAGGATGGGCCGGGCTGGCAGGAGCGCATCAACGCCGCGCTGCGCCAGGCCGCCGGGCTGGAGCCCGAGGACTAG
- the groL gene encoding chaperonin GroEL (60 kDa chaperone family; promotes refolding of misfolded polypeptides especially under stressful conditions; forms two stacked rings of heptamers to form a barrel-shaped 14mer; ends can be capped by GroES; misfolded proteins enter the barrel where they are refolded when GroES binds): MAAKEVKFSTDARDKMLRGVNILANAVKVTLGPKGRNVVIEKSFGAPRITKDGVTVAKEIELEDKFENLGAQLLRSVASKTNDIAGDGTTTATVLGQAIVVEGVKAVAAGFNPMDLKRGIDMAVEEVVASLKAASSKIKSSSEVAQVGTISANGESSIGDMIAEAMQKVGNEGVITVEEAKTAETELDVVEGMQFDRGYLSPYFVTNAEKMTAVLEDPVILLHEKKLSNLQAILPILESVVQSQRPLLIIAEDIEGEALATLVVNRLRGGLKVAAVKAPGFGDRRKAMLEDIAILTGGQVISEDLGIKLENVTIDMLGTAKRVEITKENTTIVDGAGTQEDIQGRVGQIKAQIEETTSDYDKEKLQERLAKLAGGVAVIRVGGSTEVEVKERKDRVDDALNATRAAVEEGIVAGGGVALLRASNAMTVKGINADQDAGIAIVKRALQEPVRTIANNAGAEGSVVVGKILENSSLTFGYNAATGEYGDLVQLGVIDPVKVVRTALQDAASVASLLITTEALIVEAPKDAAPAMPGGGGMGGMGGMDF; encoded by the coding sequence ATGGCAGCTAAAGAAGTAAAGTTCTCCACCGACGCGCGCGACAAGATGCTGCGTGGCGTCAACATCCTGGCCAATGCGGTCAAGGTGACCCTGGGCCCCAAGGGTCGTAACGTCGTTATCGAAAAGTCGTTCGGTGCTCCGCGCATCACCAAGGACGGCGTGACCGTTGCCAAGGAAATCGAACTGGAAGACAAGTTCGAGAACCTGGGCGCGCAGCTGCTGCGTTCGGTCGCCTCCAAGACCAACGATATCGCCGGCGACGGCACCACCACCGCGACCGTTTTGGGTCAGGCCATTGTTGTTGAAGGCGTCAAGGCTGTTGCCGCCGGCTTCAACCCAATGGATCTGAAGCGCGGCATCGACATGGCCGTGGAAGAAGTCGTGGCTTCGCTCAAGGCCGCTTCGTCCAAGATCAAGTCGTCGTCCGAAGTCGCCCAGGTCGGCACCATTTCCGCCAATGGCGAATCGTCCATCGGCGACATGATTGCCGAAGCCATGCAGAAGGTCGGCAACGAGGGTGTGATCACCGTCGAGGAAGCCAAGACTGCCGAGACCGAGCTCGATGTCGTTGAAGGCATGCAGTTCGACCGTGGCTATCTCAGCCCCTATTTCGTGACCAATGCCGAGAAGATGACTGCCGTTCTGGAAGATCCCGTGATCCTCCTGCACGAAAAGAAGCTCTCGAACCTGCAGGCTATCCTGCCGATCCTCGAGTCGGTTGTGCAGAGCCAGCGCCCGCTGCTGATCATTGCCGAAGACATTGAAGGTGAGGCTCTCGCGACCCTCGTCGTCAACCGTCTGCGCGGTGGTCTCAAGGTTGCTGCCGTCAAGGCTCCGGGCTTTGGCGACCGCCGCAAGGCAATGCTCGAAGACATCGCCATCCTGACCGGTGGCCAAGTGATCTCCGAAGATCTCGGCATCAAGCTCGAGAACGTGACCATCGACATGCTGGGCACTGCCAAGCGCGTTGAGATCACCAAGGAAAACACCACGATCGTTGATGGTGCCGGCACCCAGGAAGACATCCAGGGTCGCGTTGGCCAGATCAAGGCGCAGATCGAGGAAACCACCTCGGACTACGACAAGGAAAAGCTGCAGGAACGCCTGGCCAAGCTCGCTGGCGGTGTTGCCGTGATCCGCGTCGGCGGCTCCACGGAAGTGGAAGTCAAGGAGCGCAAGGACCGCGTTGACGACGCTCTCAACGCTACCCGCGCTGCCGTTGAAGAAGGCATTGTTGCTGGTGGTGGCGTGGCACTGCTGCGCGCTTCTAACGCAATGACCGTCAAGGGCATCAACGCCGACCAGGACGCTGGTATCGCCATCGTCAAGCGCGCTCTGCAGGAGCCCGTACGCACCATTGCCAATAACGCCGGTGCCGAAGGCTCCGTGGTTGTGGGCAAGATCCTCGAGAACTCCTCGCTCACCTTCGGCTACAACGCCGCAACCGGCGAGTATGGCGATCTGGTGCAGCTGGGCGTTATCGACCCGGTCAAGGTGGTTCGCACCGCCCTGCAGGACGCAGCTTCGGTTGCTTCGCTGCTGATCACCACCGAAGCCCTGATCGTCGAGGCTCCCAAGGACGCAGCACCGGCAATGCCGGGCGGCGGCGGCATGGGCGGCATGGGCGGCATGGACTTCTAG
- the groES gene encoding co-chaperone GroES, whose protein sequence is MSFRPLHDRVVVRRLDSEEKTKGGIIIPDTAKEKPSEGVIVAVGPGARDDSGKVVALDVKAGDRVLFGKWSGTEVKVDGEDLLIMKESDIMGIVEA, encoded by the coding sequence ATGAGCTTCCGTCCCCTCCACGACCGCGTGGTCGTCCGCCGTCTCGACAGCGAGGAAAAGACTAAAGGCGGGATCATCATTCCCGACACCGCCAAGGAAAAGCCCTCCGAAGGCGTTATTGTTGCAGTTGGCCCAGGTGCCCGCGATGACAGCGGCAAGGTTGTGGCGCTGGACGTCAAGGCCGGCGACCGCGTGCTGTTTGGCAAGTGGAGCGGCACCGAAGTCAAGGTCGACGGTGAAGACCTGCTGATCATGAAAGAATCCGACATCATGGGCATCGTCGAAGCGTAA
- a CDS encoding DUF427 domain-containing protein — translation MTVQCLDKDIKIRPAEGRVHVIFDDAEIADSIRALEVDEPGSPLRIYLPREDIQPGILEATDTHTTCPYKGEASYYTIKTLTATAEDAAWYYPDPCPLVEPIRDMIAFWGDKIEYRRTAV, via the coding sequence ATGACCGTTCAATGTCTTGATAAGGACATCAAGATCCGGCCGGCCGAAGGCCGCGTCCATGTCATCTTCGATGATGCGGAAATTGCCGATTCCATCCGGGCGCTGGAAGTCGATGAGCCCGGCTCCCCGCTGCGCATTTACCTGCCGCGCGAGGACATCCAGCCCGGCATTCTCGAAGCAACCGATACCCACACCACCTGCCCCTATAAGGGCGAGGCCTCCTACTACACCATCAAGACCCTGACGGCGACTGCCGAGGATGCTGCCTGGTATTATCCCGATCCTTGTCCACTGGTGGAGCCCATCCGCGATATGATCGCCTTCTGGGGCGACAAGATCGAATATCGCCGCACAGCGGTTTAA